The Armatimonadia bacterium genomic sequence TTGCCGGACCTGCTGAGGCTCATGCCGGACATGAATGCGTCCGACCTCCATATCCGCGCTGAGGAGCCTCCGGTCATGCGCGTGAATGGCAAGCTTGGACGGCTCACGGACTTCCCGGTCATGACCGCTGACGACACCCGTGAGCTCATGACGGCGATCATGACGCCAAGCCAGGAAGAGCGCTTCGAAGAGACGCGGGTCCTTGACATGGCCTACGAGATGGAGGGCGTCGCCCGCTTCCGGGTCAACGTCTTCCACCAGCAGCACGCCGTCGGCGCCGTCATGCGAATGATCCCCATCAAGATCAAGAGCGTCGAAGAGCTCGGCCTGCCGCCCATCCTCAAGGAGTTCGCCATGCTCCCCCGTGGTCTCGTTCTCGTTACCGGGCCGACCGGTTCCGGCAAATCGACCACGCTGGCTGCCATGATCCACCATATCAACGCCACTCGAGCGGCTCACATCATCACCATTGAGGACCCGATCGAGTTCGTGCACGAAGACGTCAAGTGCGTTATTGAGCAGCGCGAGGTCGGCCAGGATACCCACACCTTCAATGACGCCCTGCGCCACGTTATGCGCCAGACGCCTGATGTCATCCTCGTCGGCGAAATGCGTGACCTTGAGACGATCCAGCTTGCGATCACTGCAGCTGAAACCGGCCACCTTGTTTTCGGAACCCTGCACACTACCGACGCGATGCAGACTGTCGACCGCGCCGTCGACGTCTTCCCACCGGCGCAGCAGCAGCAGATCCGCATGCAGTTGTCGGTTACCCTTGCAGCCGTAGTCTGCCAGGCCCTCCTGCCTATCAAGGACCGTGCCGGGCGCGTACCTTCCTTCGAGATCATGAAGGGCTCTCCAGCCATCCGCGCCGTCATCCGCGAGGGCAAGACCCACATGCTCTACAACCTGATCCAGTCCGGCGCCGAAGAGGGTATGATCGTTCTGGACCAGTACCTCGCAGAGATGGTGCGTCGCGAGGAGATCGCCTACGAGGCAGCGCTGTCCAAGTCTTCCTATCCCGGGGAATTCGCCAAGCGCTGCGGCGAGTTCGCCGTCCTGCCCGAGGATGAAGAGGCACCACTAGTCCTTGGCCATGCAGACGCGCCTCCACAGGAAGCGCCTGGCGGCTATGTCCATGGTCAGGCCCAGAGCGGCCAGCAGTAGCCCCGCAGGGCAAGGAGCGAGGTCGGCGCGTCGCCGACTATCCGTTGCGTACTAAGGGGGATCCCCCATGGCGAAGATGGACATCAACAAGCTCCTTGAGTTCGGCGTGAAGCAGGAGGCCTCGGACCTTATTCTCAAGGCCGGGCAGCCCCCGATCTTCCGCATCCACGGTGACCTCGTCCGGATGAAGACCGAGGTCGTGACCAACGCCGAAGCTCGCGAGACTGCCTTCCCGATCCTCAACAAAGGGCAGATCGAGAAGTTCGAGGAGGACCTCGAGCTCGACTGGGCCCACGAAATCCCCGGTCTGG encodes the following:
- a CDS encoding type IV pilus twitching motility protein PilT; translation: MASFALPDLLRLMPDMNASDLHIRAEEPPVMRVNGKLGRLTDFPVMTADDTRELMTAIMTPSQEERFEETRVLDMAYEMEGVARFRVNVFHQQHAVGAVMRMIPIKIKSVEELGLPPILKEFAMLPRGLVLVTGPTGSGKSTTLAAMIHHINATRAAHIITIEDPIEFVHEDVKCVIEQREVGQDTHTFNDALRHVMRQTPDVILVGEMRDLETIQLAITAAETGHLVFGTLHTTDAMQTVDRAVDVFPPAQQQQIRMQLSVTLAAVVCQALLPIKDRAGRVPSFEIMKGSPAIRAVIREGKTHMLYNLIQSGAEEGMIVLDQYLAEMVRREEIAYEAALSKSSYPGEFAKRCGEFAVLPEDEEAPLVLGHADAPPQEAPGGYVHGQAQSGQQ